In Perognathus longimembris pacificus isolate PPM17 chromosome 3, ASM2315922v1, whole genome shotgun sequence, a single window of DNA contains:
- the Tmem218 gene encoding transmembrane protein 218, with product MAGTVLGVGAGVFILALLWVSVLLLCVLLSRASGIARFSIIFVFLGAMVITSVLLLFPRASELPAPEVEMKIVDTFFIGRYVLLTLLSIVFLGGLFLVLTHHVLEPIYAKPLRS from the exons ATGGCTGGCACAGTGCTGGGCGTGGGTGCCGGCGTGTTCATCCTCGCCTTGCTCTGGGTGTCggtgctgctgctgtgtgtgCTGTTATCCAGAGCCTCCGGGATAGCTAG GTTCTCCATCATTTTTGTCTTCCTTGGTGCTATGGTCATCACATCCGTTCTATTGCTTTTCCCCCGAGCCAGTGAACTCCCAGCCCCGGAAGTCGAAATGAAG ATCGTGGATACCTTTTTCATCGGCCGCTATGTGCTACTGACTCTGCTCAGCATCGTCTTTCTCGGAGGCCTCTTCTTGGTTCTAACCCACCATGTGCTGGAGCCGATCTATGCCAAACCACTGCGGTCCTGA